One Glycine max cultivar Williams 82 chromosome 4, Glycine_max_v4.0, whole genome shotgun sequence DNA segment encodes these proteins:
- the LOC102669271 gene encoding uncharacterized protein, whose protein sequence is MRKGKSEANTNKKKDTAPNEGKEVPYPLVPSQKEKEIHLAKFLDIFKKLEITLPFGEALQQMSLYVKFLKDMLTKKNRYIHNDRIMVEGNCSVVIQHIFPPKHKGLRVVTIPCSIGEVAVGKALIDLGASINLMPLSMCRRLGEIEIIPTHMTFQLADRSIAKPYGVIEDVLVKVKHLIFPADFVVLDIDEDADIPLILGRPFMSTTSCVVDMEKKMLQMGIEDQKISFDLFHEDKEPLDRNVCFKVHVMEERRPDKKFLEVGTLLDHG, encoded by the coding sequence atGAGGAAAGGCAAGAGTGAGGCAAACACTAACAAGAAGAAGGATACTGCTCCAAATGAAGGCAAGGAAGTACCTTATCCTTTGGTACCTTcccagaaagagaaagaaatacatTTGGCtaaatttcttgatatcttcaagaaactagAAATTACTTTAccctttggagaagcacttCAACAGATGTCACTCtatgtcaaatttttaaaagatatgctgACCAAGAAGAACCGATACATCCATAATGATAGAATTATGGTGGAAGGCaattgtagtgttgtgattcaaCACATTTTTCCACCAAAGCACAAAGGTCTTAGAGTTGTCACGATACCGTGTTCCATTGGTGAGGTTGCTGTAggaaaagctctcatagacttgggagctagtatcaactTAATGCCTCTTTCCATGTGCCGGCgacttggagagatagagataatacCTACACACATGACCTTCCAGTTAGCTGATCGCTCCATCGCAAAACcatatggagtgattgaagatgttttggtgaaggtgaaACACCTTATATTTCCAGCTGATTTCGTGGTGCTAGACATAGATGAGGATGCTGatattcctctcattcttggccgcccattcatgtctactACAAGCTGTGTAGTAGATATGGAAAAGAAGATGTTGCAAATGGGCATAGAAGATCAGAAAATCAGCTTTGATCTATTTCATGAAGATAAAGAACCACTTGATCGGAATGTCTGTTTTAAAGttcatgtgatggaggaaagaAGACCTGATAAGAAGTTCCTTGAAGTGGGAACATTATTGGATCATGGATAA